The Stratiformator vulcanicus genome has a segment encoding these proteins:
- a CDS encoding DUF1559 domain-containing protein, translating to MTTRNIRARRGFTLIELLVVIAIIAILIALLLPAVQQAREAARRSQCKNNLKQIGLGLHNYHDTHGVFPPGWVGNDIDGSASIPSGDYEGDTNSNGGGTDIRNGFAWSAFILPQLEQTNLYESMNFNLSIDNAANQAAISTFIPTFACPSDPKLDTWTIVEEGGTLPADALVDLASSNYPGIFGNGGGVNSNPNAIGGVGAELEIDGCEGVDGLGQECQSNGLFSHNSNNQIRDITDGTSNTIMVGERRSLIRNPNCVAESGPFESTWAGVIPEGEEAFARILAVADHPPNFPENTSACSEVHLEDFSSAHTGGAQFILADGHVTFISENIDDAIFGAIGSMNGGEVVGEF from the coding sequence ATGACGACTCGGAATATCCGCGCCCGCCGCGGATTCACGCTGATCGAACTCCTCGTTGTGATCGCGATTATCGCGATCCTGATCGCCCTGTTGCTTCCAGCCGTGCAACAGGCCCGCGAGGCCGCTCGCCGCAGCCAGTGCAAGAACAATCTGAAGCAGATCGGGCTGGGATTGCATAACTACCATGACACGCACGGCGTCTTCCCGCCGGGGTGGGTCGGTAACGACATCGACGGCTCGGCGTCGATCCCGAGTGGCGACTACGAAGGGGACACGAACTCGAACGGTGGCGGGACCGACATCCGCAACGGTTTCGCGTGGTCGGCATTCATCCTTCCGCAGCTCGAACAGACCAACTTGTATGAGTCGATGAACTTCAATTTGTCGATCGACAACGCCGCCAACCAAGCCGCGATTTCCACGTTCATCCCGACGTTCGCCTGTCCGTCGGACCCAAAACTAGATACTTGGACGATTGTGGAAGAGGGCGGAACGCTCCCGGCGGATGCGCTTGTTGATCTCGCATCTTCTAACTACCCCGGCATTTTTGGTAACGGCGGGGGTGTGAATTCGAATCCGAACGCGATCGGCGGCGTCGGTGCGGAGTTGGAAATCGATGGTTGCGAGGGAGTCGACGGTTTGGGGCAGGAATGCCAGTCGAACGGTTTGTTCTCGCACAATTCGAATAACCAAATCCGCGACATTACAGACGGCACGAGCAATACGATCATGGTCGGCGAACGTCGCAGCTTGATTCGCAACCCGAATTGCGTTGCCGAATCGGGCCCGTTTGAATCGACTTGGGCTGGTGTGATTCCCGAAGGCGAAGAGGCTTTTGCCCGAATTTTGGCCGTCGCCGATCATCCGCCGAACTTTCCGGAAAACACGAGCGCTTGCAGTGAAGTTCACCTTGAGGACTTCAGCAGCGCACACACCGGAGGTGCGCAGTTCATCCTCGCTGACGGGCACGTCACGTTCATCAGCGAGAATATCGATGACGCCATCTTTGGGGCCATCGGCTCAATGAACGGCGGCGAAGTCGTCGGCGAGTTTTAA
- a CDS encoding ParA family protein — protein sequence MRTIALMNQKGGVGKTTTSVNLAAGLARMGHRVCVIDLDPQGHSSMHLGIEAAKQKATVYDVFSGQAKLVDARRMAAANLWVVPADLDLAAAEMELVDAKNREFVLKRAIREMVAVDPFDYILFDCPPSLGVLTINALTAADEVIIPLQPHFFALQGLSKLLQTTQLISHRLNPQLEVSGVVLCLYESGTRLAADVTDDMTEFLKKAPANAPWAGAKIFDARIRRNIKLAEAPSFGQSIFAYAPSCPGGKDYEALAGEVHALKLTNATADSETTDEPTTIPFSPPGESNSSEAENVAAEGNLADDARSAA from the coding sequence ATGCGCACGATTGCGTTGATGAACCAAAAGGGCGGCGTCGGCAAGACGACGACCAGCGTCAATCTCGCGGCCGGTCTGGCCCGCATGGGCCACCGCGTGTGTGTGATCGATCTCGACCCTCAGGGTCACTCTTCGATGCATCTGGGCATCGAAGCGGCTAAGCAGAAGGCGACCGTTTACGACGTTTTTTCGGGTCAGGCAAAACTGGTCGACGCGCGGCGGATGGCCGCGGCGAATCTGTGGGTCGTCCCCGCCGATCTCGACCTTGCCGCCGCAGAGATGGAATTGGTCGATGCCAAGAATCGCGAGTTCGTGCTCAAGCGGGCGATCCGCGAGATGGTCGCCGTTGACCCGTTCGACTACATCCTGTTCGACTGCCCGCCGTCGCTGGGCGTTTTGACAATTAATGCCCTGACCGCCGCCGACGAGGTCATCATTCCGCTACAGCCTCACTTCTTCGCGCTGCAGGGCCTCTCGAAATTGTTGCAGACGACGCAACTGATCTCGCATCGCCTCAATCCGCAGCTCGAAGTCTCAGGCGTCGTACTTTGCCTGTATGAATCGGGAACACGCCTCGCGGCCGACGTGACGGACGACATGACCGAGTTCCTCAAGAAAGCTCCCGCGAATGCCCCTTGGGCAGGTGCGAAAATCTTTGACGCGCGGATTCGGCGGAATATCAAACTCGCGGAAGCCCCGAGTTTCGGTCAGTCGATTTTTGCCTACGCCCCAAGCTGTCCCGGCGGCAAAGACTACGAAGCGCTCGCCGGCGAAGTTCACGCACTGAAATTGACGAACGCGACTGCCGACTCGGAAACGACGGACGAGCCGACGACGATTCCGTTCTCACCGCCAGGCGAATCGAATTCGTCGGAAGCGGAGAATGTCGCAGCCGAGGGCAATCTCGCAGACGATGCCCGAAGCGCTGCGTGA
- a CDS encoding metallophosphoesterase family protein: MRILVLADIHANWEALRAIDEPFDACLCAGDIVDYGAQPVECVRWVRENVTAGVRGNHDHAVAQRVVGKGGGRFREWSAATRALQWQLLGPQEMKYLARLPLTRRLVLDDRTFFLVHGTPRDPMDEYIGADPDMWRDRLKHVNADFVLVGHTHLPFVLELGDKTVLNPGSLGQPRDGDARAAYAIIDDGVVTLKRTEYDVEATIATLREAAVPIQVMMRAEQVLRTGSTDKSA, translated from the coding sequence ATGCGCATACTCGTCCTCGCCGACATCCATGCCAACTGGGAGGCGTTACGCGCTATCGACGAGCCGTTTGACGCGTGCCTGTGTGCCGGTGATATCGTTGACTACGGGGCCCAACCGGTCGAATGCGTGCGCTGGGTGAGAGAAAACGTCACGGCCGGAGTTCGCGGCAATCACGATCATGCCGTCGCTCAGCGTGTGGTCGGGAAGGGGGGCGGCCGATTTCGCGAGTGGTCTGCAGCGACGCGGGCATTGCAGTGGCAGTTGCTCGGCCCTCAAGAGATGAAATACCTCGCGCGGCTCCCGCTCACACGGCGATTGGTGCTCGACGATCGCACATTCTTTCTCGTCCATGGCACGCCCAGAGATCCGATGGACGAATACATCGGGGCCGATCCCGACATGTGGCGCGACAGGCTCAAGCACGTGAACGCCGACTTCGTGCTCGTCGGGCACACCCATTTGCCGTTCGTGCTCGAATTGGGCGACAAGACCGTCCTCAATCCGGGAAGCCTCGGTCAACCGCGCGATGGCGATGCGCGGGCCGCTTACGCGATTATCGACGATGGCGTAGTGACGTTGAAACGGACCGAATATGACGTCGAAGCGACTATTGCGACGCTGCGAGAAGCCGCGGTTCCCATCCAGGTGATGATGAGAGCGGAGCAGGTTTTGCGAACTGGAAGCACCGACAAGTCCGCGTAG
- a CDS encoding serine/threonine-protein kinase, with protein MHNVESDSAFTSEESVEADLLDGPPHIPRNDTVVRDDTGSEPSAESDLSGSTETYHNPELDSAIVRRLFPPADGTPAEQLAPDAGGIEIDYFTIEKRIGIGGMGAVFRALDTRLQRIVALKVLSPSLSAEPNAVLRFKNEARAAARLDDSGIARVYHYGEASGLHYIAFEFIEGVNVRDQICKVNRVAPAEAVRIALHITAALKHTAAMGVVHRDIKPSNIILMPDGRAKLVDLGLARKPSTDSYGELTVPGTTLGTFDYISPEQAKDPRTVDVRGDIYSLGCTLYHMLTGEPPYSEGTLLQKLLDHQGKSVPDARVKNSSVPVALSAVLKKMMASQPKQRYATPDDLRFDLERVARAVGLRLDVPVSPLPDRQPHGAFWERNAIWFLAGSVLLLLVAGVEHFATTSDVDSGVENLLAGLEQVGPSTTESDEVSPTSSMGGTSGSSQLVDGSADGATQPVGVAIGSPESTDESPFLLGTDLADGPVPPSPAAPINLPKPPWKAPIAAIGPAEYSGGGSVKPQTLADPPGASGPAAGETGTVLAPRPTETPDGKLVRLISADSGTSTAFRSIESACASAANNDVIELAFDGPAQLGPERRPILIDGKNLTIRAVERSDDGKPYRPVLQFESDSTMTAPTSARIIIRDGSLRLQGVAISATVPTDASAWTLISFPPRGSLRISDASITVRNPSRRPGAVFTPAPRSSTAISTVVALGSAKPPASFSVEIDNSFIRAESALLKTNGNSPGRLDLRNVAIATDGPVMQLTGGVENVAEGAAIDMRLDHTTIVSRGPFLTADAGSVRQSLMPIGVTARDSIFRIGSDQPLISFVGESDVDSLRRLLTWTGENNRYDGPVEFWSIEAPGQMIPSSSRDFDQWVAYWSDSMQSGNEATASTERLPWLNDPALIPPIEMTPDYVAFSISSISPEDIPLIQGTQHSPVGVKPDELPRFLDTSRP; from the coding sequence ATGCACAACGTCGAATCCGACAGTGCATTCACTTCCGAAGAGTCCGTCGAAGCAGACCTGCTCGACGGGCCGCCGCACATTCCGCGCAACGACACCGTCGTGCGTGACGACACAGGCTCTGAGCCGTCGGCCGAGTCCGACCTGTCGGGATCAACCGAGACCTATCACAACCCCGAACTTGACTCGGCAATCGTCCGCCGACTGTTTCCCCCGGCCGATGGAACCCCGGCGGAGCAACTCGCCCCCGATGCGGGCGGTATCGAAATCGACTATTTTACGATCGAAAAACGCATCGGCATCGGCGGCATGGGCGCGGTGTTTCGCGCACTTGACACCCGGTTGCAGCGAATCGTCGCATTGAAAGTGCTCTCGCCATCACTCTCGGCAGAGCCGAATGCCGTGCTACGCTTCAAGAACGAAGCCCGCGCTGCGGCGCGGCTCGACGACTCCGGGATCGCCCGCGTCTACCATTACGGCGAAGCCTCCGGACTGCACTACATCGCGTTTGAATTTATTGAAGGCGTCAACGTCCGCGATCAGATTTGTAAGGTCAATCGCGTCGCCCCGGCCGAAGCCGTCCGCATTGCACTGCACATCACGGCCGCCCTGAAGCACACTGCCGCGATGGGGGTCGTCCACCGCGACATCAAGCCGTCAAATATCATCTTGATGCCGGACGGCCGGGCGAAGCTGGTTGATCTCGGCTTGGCCAGAAAACCGTCGACCGACTCGTATGGAGAATTGACCGTTCCGGGCACCACGCTCGGCACGTTTGATTATATTTCGCCCGAGCAGGCCAAAGATCCGCGGACCGTCGACGTCCGTGGGGACATCTATTCGCTCGGCTGCACGCTGTACCACATGCTGACCGGCGAGCCTCCCTATTCCGAAGGAACGCTGCTTCAGAAACTGCTCGACCATCAAGGAAAATCGGTCCCCGATGCGCGAGTCAAGAACTCATCCGTTCCGGTCGCCCTGTCGGCTGTGCTGAAAAAGATGATGGCGAGCCAGCCGAAACAGCGCTACGCCACGCCGGACGACCTGCGGTTTGATCTGGAACGCGTTGCGAGGGCCGTCGGCTTGCGACTCGACGTGCCGGTCTCCCCCCTTCCCGATCGCCAACCGCACGGCGCGTTCTGGGAGCGCAACGCCATCTGGTTCCTGGCTGGTTCGGTTCTGCTGCTACTTGTCGCCGGGGTTGAGCACTTCGCGACGACCTCGGATGTCGATTCCGGCGTCGAGAATCTCCTCGCCGGCTTGGAACAAGTCGGCCCGTCGACAACCGAAAGCGACGAGGTCTCTCCGACCTCTTCGATGGGGGGAACGTCAGGCTCATCGCAACTAGTCGATGGCTCGGCTGACGGTGCGACGCAACCAGTCGGCGTCGCAATCGGGAGTCCGGAAAGCACGGACGAGTCTCCTTTCCTCTTAGGCACAGACTTGGCCGACGGCCCGGTCCCTCCGTCGCCCGCCGCACCAATCAATCTCCCGAAGCCTCCCTGGAAGGCACCGATTGCCGCCATTGGACCGGCCGAATACTCAGGGGGAGGTTCCGTCAAACCGCAGACGCTGGCCGACCCTCCCGGCGCATCGGGACCTGCGGCTGGCGAGACCGGAACTGTTCTCGCACCACGACCGACGGAAACGCCCGACGGAAAACTGGTACGGCTGATCTCAGCGGACTCCGGCACCTCGACTGCCTTTCGAAGCATCGAATCGGCGTGCGCTTCGGCAGCCAACAATGACGTCATCGAACTGGCATTCGACGGCCCAGCCCAACTTGGGCCCGAACGCCGACCGATTTTGATCGACGGCAAGAACCTGACGATCCGGGCCGTTGAACGGTCTGACGACGGCAAACCCTACCGGCCCGTGCTGCAATTTGAGTCCGATTCGACCATGACTGCTCCGACGAGCGCTCGGATCATCATTCGCGACGGATCGCTGCGGCTTCAAGGCGTCGCCATTTCGGCCACCGTTCCTACCGACGCGAGCGCATGGACTCTAATTTCGTTCCCCCCCCGAGGTTCGCTTCGAATCAGCGACGCCTCGATTACGGTCCGCAATCCGTCGCGCCGCCCCGGCGCCGTGTTCACACCGGCTCCAAGGTCGTCCACAGCGATTTCAACAGTGGTCGCACTTGGCAGTGCCAAGCCGCCAGCGAGCTTTAGCGTTGAAATCGACAATTCGTTCATCCGCGCGGAATCTGCCCTGCTCAAGACGAACGGGAATTCTCCCGGTCGACTCGATTTGAGAAACGTCGCCATCGCGACCGACGGGCCAGTGATGCAACTGACCGGCGGCGTCGAAAACGTGGCCGAAGGCGCCGCGATCGACATGCGGCTTGATCACACCACGATCGTCAGCCGCGGTCCCTTTTTGACCGCAGATGCCGGCTCCGTCCGACAGTCACTCATGCCCATCGGCGTGACCGCGCGTGATTCCATTTTCCGAATCGGTTCTGATCAGCCGTTGATCTCGTTTGTCGGGGAATCGGATGTTGATTCGTTGCGGCGGCTGCTGACATGGACCGGCGAGAACAACCGGTACGACGGACCGGTGGAATTCTGGAGCATCGAAGCGCCGGGCCAAATGATTCCCTCATCGTCACGCGATTTCGATCAGTGGGTCGCCTACTGGTCGGATTCGATGCAAAGCGGCAACGAAGCAACCGCCTCGACCGAACGATTGCCCTGGCTCAACGACCCCGCCTTGATTCCACCCATCGAAATGACACCCGACTACGTTGCCTTCTCGATTAGTTCGATATCCCCCGAAGACATTCCGCTCATTCAGGGAACGCAACATTCGCCCGTCGGCGTCAAGCCGGACGAACTGCCGAGATTTCTCGACACGTCTCGTCCATGA
- a CDS encoding adenosine kinase: MSYDVYAIGNALTDIQARISDDLVTELRFAKGIMTLVDEETQIRVLNSLDGAETTRCAGGSGANTVAGIADFGGKVAYAAKVGDDEIGDFFLQDMRSLGVEIEVPQASDGQSGTCVILITPDAERTMLTHLGVSASLSPEDVSEEEIKQADYVYIEGYLFSGEPTKSAALHCIDVAVRNGVKVAFTVSDPFLIHQFRDEFLKLIEGPVDLLFCNLEEARALTTLNDPIECAQELHQHCSNVAMTLGANGSIVMHGGEVIPIEGVSVDAIDTTGAGDMYAAGVLYGVTNGLTWKQSGHLASHAAARIVSQMGARLKKPFTEAEVNELAGMV; the protein is encoded by the coding sequence ATGTCCTACGACGTATACGCGATCGGAAACGCGTTGACCGATATCCAAGCCCGGATATCGGACGATCTGGTCACGGAGCTGAGGTTCGCCAAAGGGATCATGACTCTGGTCGACGAGGAGACACAGATCCGCGTGTTGAATTCGCTCGACGGGGCCGAAACGACGCGCTGCGCGGGCGGCAGTGGGGCGAATACGGTGGCGGGCATTGCCGACTTCGGCGGCAAGGTCGCCTACGCGGCGAAAGTCGGGGACGACGAGATTGGCGATTTCTTTCTTCAGGACATGCGGTCGCTCGGGGTCGAAATCGAGGTCCCCCAAGCTTCCGATGGGCAATCCGGGACGTGCGTGATTTTGATCACGCCGGACGCCGAGCGAACGATGCTGACGCACCTTGGAGTGTCGGCTTCTCTCAGCCCCGAAGATGTCAGCGAAGAAGAAATCAAGCAGGCGGACTACGTTTATATCGAAGGCTATCTCTTCTCGGGAGAACCGACGAAGTCGGCGGCGCTGCATTGCATCGATGTCGCCGTCCGCAACGGTGTGAAGGTGGCGTTTACGGTGTCGGATCCGTTTCTCATTCATCAGTTCCGGGACGAGTTTCTGAAGCTGATCGAGGGGCCGGTCGACTTGCTGTTTTGCAATTTGGAAGAGGCGCGGGCACTGACAACGCTCAACGATCCGATCGAGTGTGCTCAAGAGTTGCACCAGCACTGCTCGAACGTCGCGATGACACTCGGCGCGAACGGGTCGATCGTAATGCACGGCGGCGAGGTGATCCCGATCGAGGGCGTGTCTGTTGATGCGATCGACACGACCGGGGCCGGTGATATGTATGCCGCAGGCGTTTTGTACGGCGTGACCAACGGCCTGACTTGGAAGCAGTCCGGCCATTTGGCCAGCCACGCCGCAGCGAGAATCGTGTCGCAAATGGGCGCGCGTCTGAAGAAGCCGTTCACTGAAGCTGAAGTGAACGAGCTTGCGGGAATGGTTTAG
- the thiC gene encoding phosphomethylpyrimidine synthase ThiC, producing the protein MPEPSDKTAWDFLPEGWKVNMASRAASAPGAPESNGHHAAKSIEFTQADGTPVTVTHPADFTPSTQLEHARLGIITPEMKRVAEREPHLTAAQVRDEVAAGRMVIPANKQHLKYQLDPMAIGRASKTKVNANMGASPVSSGTDEEVEKLKWAEKWGADTVMDLSTGGDLDECREAIIKNSTTPIGTVPIYSMIIGRKIEDLDKAMILETLEHQAAQGVDYFTIHAGTLQAHIDLIKDRLIGIVSRGGSLLAKWMIHHDAENPMYTAWEDICDVMREHDVTFSIGDGLRPGGLADASDAAQFAELQALGELTERAWRKGVQVMIEGPGHVPFDQIEFNAKLQRRLCHGAPFYVLGPLVTDIFPGYDHITSCIGATSMAYHGASMLCYVTPKEHLGLPKKDDVKQGCIAYKIAAHAADVALGIQGTRDRDDELTKARAALNWEKHFELSFDPDTARAYHDEDLDVDTDFCAMCGHDWCSVRISKEIQEFASGKAADYAWEKAKKSEALTPEQLEILKSRGNLSPQEIHKLASKTKKAVGAEEGEKASCHSDYVDDNTAKQVQDELVVLE; encoded by the coding sequence ATGCCCGAGCCGAGCGACAAAACGGCTTGGGACTTCCTGCCAGAAGGCTGGAAAGTCAACATGGCGAGCCGGGCGGCGTCAGCCCCCGGAGCCCCCGAGTCAAACGGCCATCACGCCGCAAAAAGCATTGAATTCACCCAAGCCGACGGTACCCCGGTCACCGTCACTCACCCCGCCGACTTCACCCCCTCCACCCAGCTCGAACACGCGCGCCTCGGCATCATCACGCCTGAGATGAAACGCGTCGCCGAGCGAGAGCCGCATCTCACCGCGGCTCAGGTTCGGGACGAAGTCGCCGCGGGGCGGATGGTCATCCCCGCCAACAAGCAGCACCTGAAGTATCAGCTTGACCCGATGGCGATCGGCCGGGCCTCGAAGACCAAGGTCAACGCCAACATGGGGGCCAGCCCCGTCTCCAGCGGCACCGACGAAGAGGTCGAAAAACTAAAGTGGGCCGAGAAGTGGGGAGCCGACACCGTCATGGACCTCTCGACGGGAGGCGACCTCGACGAATGCCGTGAGGCAATTATTAAGAACAGCACGACCCCCATTGGCACCGTGCCGATTTATTCGATGATCATCGGTCGCAAAATCGAAGATCTCGATAAGGCGATGATCCTCGAAACCTTAGAGCATCAAGCCGCCCAAGGAGTCGACTACTTCACGATCCACGCCGGCACGCTCCAGGCACATATCGACTTAATTAAAGATCGACTAATCGGCATTGTTTCCCGTGGCGGTTCGCTCCTCGCGAAGTGGATGATCCACCACGACGCCGAGAACCCCATGTATACGGCGTGGGAAGACATTTGCGATGTCATGCGGGAGCATGACGTCACCTTCAGCATCGGCGACGGACTCCGCCCCGGCGGCTTGGCCGACGCCTCCGACGCGGCTCAATTCGCAGAGCTGCAAGCGCTCGGTGAATTAACCGAGCGGGCCTGGCGGAAGGGCGTGCAAGTTATGATCGAGGGGCCCGGGCATGTGCCGTTCGACCAGATTGAATTTAATGCCAAGTTGCAGCGCCGGCTGTGCCACGGGGCTCCCTTCTATGTGCTCGGCCCCCTCGTAACCGATATCTTCCCCGGCTACGACCATATTACGAGCTGCATCGGTGCGACGAGCATGGCCTACCACGGCGCGAGCATGCTCTGCTACGTCACCCCGAAGGAGCACCTCGGCCTACCCAAGAAGGACGACGTTAAGCAGGGCTGCATCGCCTATAAGATCGCCGCCCACGCCGCCGATGTCGCGTTGGGCATTCAAGGCACCCGCGACCGCGATGACGAATTAACGAAAGCCCGTGCGGCTTTAAACTGGGAGAAGCATTTCGAATTAAGCTTCGACCCCGACACCGCCCGCGCCTATCACGACGAAGACCTCGACGTCGACACCGACTTCTGCGCCATGTGCGGCCACGACTGGTGCAGCGTCAGGATCAGTAAAGAAATCCAGGAATTCGCCAGCGGCAAAGCCGCCGACTACGCCTGGGAGAAGGCCAAGAAAAGCGAAGCTCTCACCCCCGAGCAATTAGAGATTCTTAAGAGCCGCGGCAACCTCAGCCCCCAAGAAATCCACAAACTCGCGTCGAAGACGAAGAAAGCCGTCGGAGCGGAAGAAGGTGAAAAGGCGAGTTGCCACTCGGACTATGTGGATGACAACACGGCGAAACAGGTGCAGGATGAATTGGTGGTTCTCGAATAA